The Mangrovibacillus cuniculi sequence CTAAATCAGCAGGAACTACTTCTCCTCCGTTAATAGTTACACCCGTAGTTCGATTGCCATTCACATTAATTTGTTCTACCTTTGTATCAAGCACCACTTTCACTTGTAACTCTTCTAATAAACTTTTCATCGCTTCGGCTATCTTATACATACCACCTTGTACATAATGCACGCCCACACCGACTTGAACGTGAGCAAGCTGTGATAAAACTGCTGGCGCATTGTATGGGGAAGATCCAATATACATGATTAAAAAGTTCATCAGTTGCTGTAAGTACTTACTCTTAAAATATTTTCTAGTAGCTTGATCCATTGATTTTAAAGGATCCATTTGTAATAACTCTCTTAAAGAATGCAATTGACGTAGATCTGGTAGACCAGAAATACTTTGATGATAAAAGCTCTTTTTATTTAATTCATACATTTTATTTGCATAAGATAGATAGTCTAAATAAGCATTTTTATCTTTTGGAGCTACTCGCTCTATTTCTTCCATCATTTCAACTAAATCTGCGTGTAAATCCAATTTAGTACCGTCCTCAAAGAACGTTCTCCAACCTGGTTCTACTCTAGTAATAGTTACGTAATCATGCAGATTCTTTCCTGCTGAAGCGAATAATTTTTCCAACGTCCAAGGCATTGTTAAAATAGAAGGCCCTGTATCAAAGGAATACCCCATCCCTCCACGGACGTTCAACTTTCCACCTAACCTCTCGCCTTTTTCCATGATTGTTACATCATAGCCAGCTACAGCTAGACGAATGCTCGCACTCATCCCAGCAATTCCTCCACCAACCACTACTACTTTCTTCTTCATGACATTCTCTCCTTCTTCTTTCAACTTCTCTCTACTCTTTTTTGACAAAAAAACTGAATTTCATAACTATCAAATAGAAAAAGGTTTTTGAACCTACATAGTTGGTAAGAATGATAGAAAAAGGAGGTATAGTAATGATTTGGACTTTTATCGTTTTAATAGGGTTACACGTTTTACTATTTTCAAGGGTTAACATGTTAAAGAGTCGTCATTCCAATCAATCGTCCGAAGCTGTGTATACGATATTAATTCC is a genomic window containing:
- a CDS encoding phytoene desaturase family protein, with amino-acid sequence MKKKVVVVGGGIAGMSASIRLAVAGYDVTIMEKGERLGGKLNVRGGMGYSFDTGPSILTMPWTLEKLFASAGKNLHDYVTITRVEPGWRTFFEDGTKLDLHADLVEMMEEIERVAPKDKNAYLDYLSYANKMYELNKKSFYHQSISGLPDLRQLHSLRELLQMDPLKSMDQATRKYFKSKYLQQLMNFLIMYIGSSPYNAPAVLSQLAHVQVGVGVHYVQGGMYKIAEAMKSLLEELQVKVVLDTKVEQINVNGNRTTGVTINGGEVVPADLVVSNLEAIPAHQTLLTDYPKQQQALSELQDFQPTVSGLVLLLGVNREYPELKHHNFFFAKDQKKEFVQMFDQGKITDDPTVYVGISSKSDSTQAPDGKENLFVLTHVPPLKDGEDWNVYKDSYRELVLNKLERMGVTGLRQHIEWEYQFTPNDIQQLYGSNGGSIYGAVTDRKLNGGFKVPNRSAHVENLYFVGGSTHPGGGVPMVCLSGQLTADLILKDQGKSGKMDDRQIG